A genomic region of Methanothermobacter sp. CaT2 contains the following coding sequences:
- a CDS encoding U32 family peptidase has translation MEIPELLAPAGSPDSFRVAINAGADAVYLSGKDFGARHYAENFSLREIREAVEYAHLHDRNVYVTVNTLLRDSELSDVAEYLQELSSAGADAVIIQDPALLVLRDELSLDLPFHASTQMTVHNRAGIRWAEKMGLERVILARELSIDEVRALATESNVELEVFIHGALCYSYSGQCLLSSFIGGRSGNRGRCAQPCRKRYELVQLKPSKRRVPLREEYLLSTRDISAYMHLKELVEAGVRSLKIEGRMRSPEYVATTVSVYRRALDEIKRGGWKPSQEEFEKLRLTFNRTLTGGHLFRENFMGREYPGDRGLPVGHVERYTGGRAHIRITSRIKPEPGDGLFFQGTGKGMYVHAHSYDGSLLSVPSGPVKEGTRVYLTGRKSLQQFTEKLKRSSPGKCWDIELKFTADKEGMVDLTAEWMMNGLRLRESVETQFERALKRPLQGDTIKDHLLRAGDKPFRLTLTEFRYPGGLFYPLSRLNALRRELLMRVERRILRERRPHHHHPKPEFDHPARRLPEEPCISVYVEDLKAMKSALRAGAGRVYLEPQVHGDFRICDDDDIIGVLERASEVSSRYGAETVWKWPDITHDWLLERLLEIEGDLSMDLMVGGYGIPDLINCDVKVYGSPALNIFNSRSAALLSGKFHLLTLSPELSWKDLQRIQVPSEIIVHGNLTAMVTRDNLWKLAPPDFDTSTDSRWGIMDSRGAVFPINQLLGCETVIMNSRETCLIDFLPSLLGAGFRNFSIDCRIQSPRRTGLLVESYVSALQSPERILDIKERIVMESPSGVTASHFRRGLAE, from the coding sequence TTGGAAATCCCTGAACTCCTTGCACCTGCAGGTTCGCCTGATTCCTTCAGGGTCGCCATCAATGCAGGGGCCGATGCCGTCTACCTCTCAGGGAAGGACTTCGGTGCACGGCATTATGCAGAGAACTTCAGCCTGCGGGAAATTCGTGAGGCAGTGGAATACGCCCACCTGCATGACAGAAATGTGTATGTAACTGTCAATACCCTCCTAAGGGACTCTGAACTTTCAGATGTTGCTGAATACCTCCAGGAACTCTCCAGTGCAGGTGCGGACGCTGTGATCATACAGGACCCCGCACTCCTGGTTCTGAGGGATGAGTTATCCCTTGACCTCCCATTCCATGCCTCAACCCAGATGACCGTACACAACAGGGCGGGGATAAGATGGGCTGAGAAGATGGGCCTTGAGAGGGTTATACTTGCAAGGGAGCTCTCCATTGATGAGGTCAGGGCCCTAGCGACTGAATCAAACGTGGAGCTTGAGGTTTTCATACATGGAGCCCTATGCTACAGTTACTCTGGCCAGTGCCTTCTATCCTCATTTATAGGTGGTAGAAGCGGCAACAGGGGCCGGTGCGCCCAGCCATGCAGAAAGAGGTATGAACTCGTTCAGTTAAAACCCTCAAAGAGGAGGGTGCCACTAAGGGAGGAGTACCTCCTATCCACAAGGGACATCTCAGCCTACATGCACCTCAAGGAACTGGTTGAAGCCGGAGTCCGATCCCTGAAGATAGAGGGACGGATGAGGTCCCCTGAATACGTTGCCACCACAGTGAGCGTCTACAGAAGGGCCCTTGATGAGATAAAGAGGGGTGGGTGGAAGCCATCACAGGAGGAGTTTGAGAAGCTAAGGCTTACCTTCAACAGGACACTCACCGGAGGACACCTCTTCAGGGAGAACTTCATGGGACGGGAATACCCAGGTGACAGGGGCCTCCCTGTGGGCCATGTTGAAAGGTACACAGGTGGCAGGGCCCATATAAGGATAACCTCCCGTATAAAGCCAGAACCAGGTGATGGCCTCTTCTTTCAGGGAACAGGTAAAGGAATGTATGTCCATGCCCATAGCTACGATGGCAGCTTACTCTCAGTTCCTTCAGGACCTGTAAAAGAGGGTACACGGGTTTACCTTACAGGGCGGAAGAGCCTCCAGCAATTCACTGAAAAACTCAAAAGATCATCTCCAGGAAAGTGCTGGGATATTGAACTGAAATTCACTGCAGATAAAGAGGGAATGGTGGATCTAACCGCAGAATGGATGATGAATGGGTTGAGGCTCAGGGAATCGGTTGAAACACAGTTTGAGAGGGCCCTCAAAAGACCACTCCAGGGGGATACAATAAAGGACCACCTGCTGAGGGCCGGGGATAAACCATTCAGACTTACCTTAACCGAATTCAGGTACCCTGGGGGGCTATTCTACCCTCTCAGCCGCCTCAACGCCCTCAGAAGGGAACTTCTGATGAGGGTCGAAAGAAGGATACTCAGAGAGAGAAGACCCCACCATCACCATCCAAAGCCTGAATTTGATCACCCTGCCAGGAGACTTCCAGAGGAGCCCTGTATATCCGTCTATGTTGAGGACCTCAAGGCAATGAAATCCGCCCTGAGGGCCGGTGCAGGTAGGGTTTACCTGGAACCCCAGGTTCATGGTGACTTCAGGATCTGTGATGATGACGACATCATAGGTGTTCTGGAGAGGGCCTCTGAGGTTTCATCCAGATACGGTGCTGAAACTGTATGGAAGTGGCCTGACATAACCCATGACTGGCTCCTTGAAAGACTCCTTGAAATTGAAGGGGACCTCTCCATGGACCTCATGGTGGGTGGTTACGGTATCCCTGACCTGATAAACTGTGATGTGAAGGTTTATGGATCACCCGCCCTCAACATTTTCAACAGCCGATCAGCGGCCCTCCTATCAGGCAAGTTCCACCTCCTGACCCTCTCACCTGAACTATCCTGGAAGGACCTTCAGAGGATTCAGGTACCCTCTGAAATAATCGTCCATGGGAACCTCACCGCAATGGTGACCCGGGACAATCTCTGGAAACTTGCACCCCCTGACTTCGATACATCCACCGATTCCAGGTGGGGGATCATGGACAGTAGGGGCGCTGTATTTCCCATAAATCAGCTCCTTGGCTGTGAAACGGTAATCATGAATTCAAGGGAGACCTGCCTCATTGACTTTTTACCCTCCCTTCTTGGTGCGGGCTTCAGGAACTTCTCCATCGACTGCCGTATTCAATCCCCCAGAAGGACCGGGTTACTTGTTGAATCATATGTGAGTGCCCTCCAATCACCTGAAAGGATACTGGATATCAAGGAGCGCATTGTAATGGAAAGTCCCTCAGGGGTAACGGCATCACACTTCAGGAGGGGTCTTGCAGAATAA
- a CDS encoding GAF domain-containing protein, which yields MSKAKVMVVEDESIVAIDISQRLESLGYQVTATVSTGEKAVEMAEKTRPDIILMDIVLKGDMDGIEAAEEITKRMKVPIIYITAYSDEETLKRAKITGPFGYIIKPFEDRELHSVIEVALHKHQLERRLAENDELFRAILSSIRDILFTADSDERLTMISPGPLAEYGLDADEVQGEKVSEVFGDRIHSEMIKRALKGETVSYEWVWKPMDNSHFETTLSPLRDFEGNINGVVGVHRDVTEKEVARRALERETAINKSLAEVSKKLLSPLSLEEISASIIERAKKLTGSRYCMAGFFESDGSLRNYFPSEEVGKECHPDAESTEMGGLWNLVLRKREPVLVNDPSSHPESTGVPEGHIEIKNFLACPALLNGELVGILAVSGKDGDYDERDLEVMERLADIYAIAIHRKIEEDRVRASEEKNRALVQKFLKIVTEVLEEIK from the coding sequence GATGAGAGCATAGTTGCCATTGATATAAGCCAGCGCCTTGAATCCCTGGGTTACCAGGTTACAGCCACAGTTTCCACCGGTGAAAAGGCCGTTGAAATGGCTGAAAAAACAAGGCCAGACATCATACTGATGGATATTGTCCTCAAGGGGGACATGGATGGTATAGAGGCTGCCGAGGAGATAACCAAAAGGATGAAGGTTCCCATAATCTATATAACCGCCTATTCCGACGAGGAAACCCTCAAAAGGGCCAAGATAACAGGGCCCTTTGGATACATAATAAAGCCCTTTGAGGACCGGGAACTCCACAGCGTCATAGAGGTCGCACTCCACAAACACCAGCTGGAGAGGAGGCTTGCAGAGAACGATGAACTCTTCAGGGCCATACTCTCATCAATAAGGGATATACTGTTCACTGCCGACAGCGATGAAAGGCTAACCATGATATCACCCGGGCCGCTTGCAGAATACGGCCTTGATGCAGATGAAGTTCAGGGCGAAAAGGTCAGCGAGGTCTTCGGGGACAGGATTCACAGCGAAATGATTAAAAGGGCACTTAAGGGGGAAACCGTTAGCTATGAGTGGGTCTGGAAGCCCATGGATAACTCTCATTTTGAAACAACCCTATCACCTCTCCGTGATTTTGAGGGCAATATAAATGGGGTTGTGGGTGTCCACAGGGACGTCACCGAAAAGGAAGTTGCAAGAAGGGCTCTTGAAAGGGAGACTGCCATAAACAAAAGCCTTGCAGAGGTATCAAAGAAACTCTTATCCCCCCTTTCACTCGAGGAGATATCTGCGAGCATAATTGAAAGGGCTAAAAAACTGACAGGCAGCAGATACTGCATGGCTGGCTTCTTTGAGTCAGACGGCAGCCTGAGGAATTACTTCCCATCAGAGGAGGTGGGGAAGGAATGTCATCCGGACGCCGAATCCACTGAGATGGGTGGTCTCTGGAACCTTGTGCTCAGGAAAAGGGAACCGGTTCTCGTAAATGACCCCTCCTCACACCCTGAATCCACTGGGGTCCCTGAGGGTCACATTGAAATAAAGAACTTCCTGGCATGCCCCGCTCTACTCAATGGTGAACTTGTGGGAATACTCGCAGTTTCAGGGAAGGATGGGGACTACGATGAAAGGGATCTTGAGGTAATGGAGCGCCTTGCAGATATATATGCAATTGCGATTCACAGAAAAATTGAAGAGGACCGTGTCAGGGCCAGTGAGGAGAAGAACAGGGCCCTTGTACAGAAATTCCTTAAGATAGTTACCGAGGTCCTTGAGGAGATAAAATAA